From a single Ailuropoda melanoleuca isolate Jingjing chromosome 12, ASM200744v2, whole genome shotgun sequence genomic region:
- the CCDC92 gene encoding coiled-coil domain-containing protein 92, with protein sequence MAATNLENQLHSAQKNLLFLQREHASTLKGLHAEIRRLQQHCTDLTYELTLKSSDQPGGGSSRSSELKRRCEELEAQLKLQENENNELLKELEQKNAMIVVLENTVKEREKKYLEELKVKSHKLNMLSSELEQRASTIAYLTSQLHAAKRKLMSASGTADGSPSGSPVLTSYKPAPPKDKLPETPRRRMKKSLSAPLHPEFEEVYRFGAESRKLLLREPVDAMPDPTPFLLARESAEVHLIKERPLVIPPIASDRGPSEPHSPAREKPHKAHVGVAHRIHHAAPPQAQPEVETLAVDQVNGGKVVRKHSGTDRTV encoded by the exons ATGGCAGCCACAAACCTGGAGAACCAGTTGCACAGTGCCCAGAAGAACCTCCTCTTCCTTCAGCGGGAGCACGCCAGCACCCTCAAGGGGCTGCACGCCGAGATCAGGCGGCTGCAGCAACACTGCACAG ATTTAACATATGAGCTGACACTCAAAAGTTCGGACCAGCCAG GAGGTGGGTCTTCCAGAAGCAGTGAACTAAAGAGAAGATGTGAAGAACTGGAAGCCCAGCTGAAGCTCCAGGAGAACGAGAACAACGAGCTGCTTAAAGAGCTGGAGCAGAAGAACGCCATGATCGTGGTGCTGGAGAACACGGTCAAGGAGCGGGAGAAGAAGTACCTGGAGGAGCTGAAGGTGAAGAGCCACAAGCTGAACATGCTGTCCAGCGAGCTCGAGCAGCGTGCCAGCACCATCGCCTACCTGACCTCCCAGCTGCACGCCGCCAAGCGCAAGCTCATGAGCGCCAGCGGGACCGCGGACGGCAGCCCCTCTGGGAGCCCCGTGCTGACCAGCTACAAGCCAGCCCCCCCCAAGGACAAGCTGCCCGAAACACCCCGCCGCCGGATGAAAAAGAGCCTCTCGGCCCCCCTGCACCCAGAATTTGAAGAGGTCTACAGATTTGGGGCCGAGAGCCGGAAACTCCTCTTGCGGGAGCCCGTGGATGCCATGCCCGACCCCACCCCATTCCTGCTGGCCAGGGAGTCCGCCGAGGTCCACCTCATCAAGGAGAGGCCTCTGGTCATCCCCCCCATCGCCTCCGACCGCGGCCCAAGCGAGCCGCATAGCCCGGCCCGGGAGAAGCCGCACAAGGCTCACGTGGGGGTGGCCCACCGCATTCACCACGCCGCCCCGCCACAGGCCCAGCCCGAGGTGGAGACGCTGGCGGTCGACCAGGTGAACGGAGGGAAAGTCGTGAGGAAGCACTCAGGGACGGACAGAACTGTGTGA